The window TCGCCCGGGAACCGGCGTGACAAGGCCGCCCGGCGGCGGGCCGCGTGCTCGGCGACCTCCGCGCGCGGGACAGGTGCCGCATCCGTACTGGCCCAGCCGGAGGCGATGAAAGCGCGGAATGCGTCGCTCGTCGGGGTGTTACGGTGGCTGGCTTTCACCTGCTCGTCGCTTGTCATGGCCGATATCCTGCCACGCGCCGCGGAGCCACGGCAAAGCTGCCGCGACCCTCGACTGTGGCTGCTGGAGCGCCCCGGCTGCAGGCGTGGTCGCGGTCGTCACCGCCGGGCGTCCGGCGCGTAAGCGGGTATCGACGTTTGTGTCCACGGCACGGGCCGGAGAGTTTTGCCGAAACGCCACAATCGATCGACGTCTTGACATCCGTTGTAACATTTTCGAAGCCGCTCGATCGGCATCCGTGGCGCGCTTGTGAACGCCGCCGTTTCCGCTTTGTTTGATCCGACCGTCCGATGCGGTCGCCAACTCACGGAAAGCGAAGTGTCCATGCAATTGTCTGCGTTGAGTTCTGCGGTGAAGACAGCTTTCGGCAGTGATTCGCGTCGTCGGGGCAGGCGGATCGCCGTCGCGGCCGCGCTCGGGGTGGCGCTCGTGGGCGGGGCGGGCGCGGGTGCCGCGGCCGTGGCCCCCGCGCCGCCGCCGGAGCCGGCCGCGGCGCCCGTCGGCGGCCACGCCGTACGCCAGGGCAACGTCACGGTCGACGGCGCGACCCTGCGTTACACCACCAGCGGGAGCGGCTCGCCGCTGGTGCTGCTGCACGGCTGGCCGCAGACGTCGTGGGTGTGGCACAAGGTGCTGCCCAGCCTCGCCCAGCAGCACACCGTGATCACGTTCGACCTGCCCGGCCTGGGCGCCTCCACGGCCCCGGCCGGCGGCTACGACAAGGCCACCACGGCGCGCCGGATCCGGCAGGCGGTCAACCAGCTCGGCTTCACCCAGGTGGCCCTGATCGGCCACGACCTCGGCGCCATGGTCGCCTACAACTACGCCCGCGACTTCCCCACCGAGGTCACCCGGATCGGCGTCGTCGAAAGCCCGCTGTCGGGATTCGGACTGGAGAACTTCTACGGGATCAGCTGGCACTTCCTCTTCAACGCCTCACCCGCGCCCATCCCGGAACGCATCATGGACAACGAGGACGTCCCCACCTATCTGGGAATGCTCTTCGACCGCGCGCAACATCCGGCGGCGATCGACCGCAACGTCTACTACCGCGCGTATTCCGACCCGGCGAAGCGGACGGCGGGATACGAGTACTACCGGGCGTTCAAGGCCGACGCCGCCGACAACCAGGCCCACGCGCAGTCGAAGCGCCTGACCATTCCCGTGATGGCCATGGGCGCCCAGTCCGTGTTCGGACCCGCCGTCGCCGCCTCCTACCAGCAGGTGGCCGACGACGTCCGCACCGTCGTGGCCCCCGACACCGGCCACTGGATCGCCGAGGAGAACCCGACCTTCTTCAGCGCCTGCGCGTTGCTCTTCTTCGGACCCTCCACCGGCACCCCGTCCAGCCCTGAACTCACCGGCTGCGCCCCCTGACGGGAGCCCCTCCCGCACGCACCGCGCCACGGCGAGGGCGACCTGCGTCGACCCGGGCCGGCGGTGGCGACGCCACCGCCCCTTCCGGTCGACCCGGCTGCCCTCGCCGTGGCGTCGGCGTACCTCACCGGCCCTGACCCTGGAACTGGTCGCGGACGAGTGGGAGCGGCGGGGTCCGACGCCCCCGGGCACGGTCGGCGGCCCGCGGGCCTAGCTGTCCGCGTAGACGAGGTCCAGCACGTCGGTGCGCCCGGACCAGCGCAGTTCGAGGTGCCAGCAGCCGGCCTGCGGCAGGTCGACGATCGACGGCCCCGGACCGCCGGCGACCTCCCGCGTCACCCGGGTTCCGGTGCCGTCCAGGGTCGCGGTGATCCGCAGGGCGTCCGGGGTGGTCGCGGCGGAGGGCGTCGCGGCGGGACGGGCGACCCAGAGGATCTTGTTGTTCGTCCCGTGCTTCCTGGACCGGCTCAGCGGGTGTCCGAACAGCACCGCGACGATCTCGCCGCGCGCGCCGAGGACGTGCGGCGTCCGGGTGCTCCCGCTGAACCCGGCGTCCGCCCAGTCGGGCAGCGGTCCCGTCTCGACCCGGGAACCGCAGCCGGTGGCGGCGCCCGAAGCCGCGCCCGTCGACGCCGTCACGGCCGGAGAGGCGGCCTGCGGGGCGGGTCGTCCCGCTGTCGTACACCCCGCCAACAGGACCACTGCCCCCAGCAACACCCTGCGCGCTGAACCCATCTCACGCCTCCCGACGACCTGCTCGTGCTTCCTCACTGTCGGGACACCGGCCGGCTCTCCCGGGTTCCCGACCCGGGCCCCGGGGTGGTGGGCCCGGGTCGGCACGACCGCCTAACCCAGCGACCTGGCGATCTCGATCGCCTCGTACCTGGTGAGGTCGCCCTCGATGCGGTAGCTGACGTCGGCCCCCTGCCAGATCAGGGTGGCGGCGGCGAGCCGCGCGGTCTCCACCCGAACGGTGCCGGCGCGATCCACGTAGGAGACCGGGTGCGGGGCGCCGATCCAGACGGCGAAGTCGCCGTCGACCTGGACCCAGCTGGCACCCGCCGCGCTGCTCTGCTTGTGGAAGGCCAGGTCGAGACGGCCGTCGAAGGCGTCGATGCGCAGCGCTCCCCCGCGGTAGAGCAGCGTCGCCACCCGGCAGAAGCCCGCGCCGTCGGGGTCGGCGACCAGCACCTGCTCGGGCGGGCCCAGCTTCGTCGGGGTGCGGACGGGGAAGCGCACCTTCCGCTGCGCCTCGGCCACGGTGGCGGGCCGCTGCGTCGGCAGTGGCGAGGCGACGCCGGTGGGACGCGCCGGGTCGGGCGTCGTGGCGACCGTGATGCCGGCGAAGCGCAGCAGCCCGGCGGCGGCGTCGGCGAGGGCCGCGCGACCCGGCGGCAGCGCCGCCACGACCAGGGCGGCGAGTGCCGCGGCCACGAGGTGGCGCCACCGGCGTCGCCTCGACGGGGGCGCGGCGAGGCGTGCGCGTACCCGGGCGGTCACGTCGGGCGGGTCGGGCGTCTCCAGCGAGGCGGCGAGGTCGCGCAGTTCGCGTTCGAGGTCATCCACGGCGCACCTCCGCGACGTCGAGCAGGCCGCGGAGCTTCGCCAGTGCCCGGGAGGTCCGCGACTTCACCGTGCCGCGCGGCCAGCCCAGCATGGTCACGGTCTCGTCCTCGCTGAGGTCGAGGAAGAACCGGCACACGATCACCTCACGGTCCTTCACCGGCAGCGAGCGCAGGGCCCGCACCAGGGTGGCCCGGCGTTCCCCGGCGAGGACGGCCTCGACGGCGGCGTCCTCGCCGATCTCCGCGGGCGGGTTCGCCACGGCCGCGCGCAGGGCGAGCCCGTCGCGCCGGCCGCGCGACCGGTGCAGGTTGCGGGTCTCGTTGGCCACGATCGCCAGCAGCCACGACCGGAACGACGACTCTCCCCGGTAGCGGGAGATCTTGCGATGTCCCTTCACGAACGCCTCCTGGATGACGTCCTCCGCGTCCGGACCCGCGCCGAGCAGCACCGCCGTCCGGTACGCGGACGCGGTGTGCCGGGCGACCAGGAGTTCGTACGCCTCCAGGTCGCCCGCCCGGACGCGGGTGACCAGGTCTTCGTCGTTCAGGGGTACCTCCGATGGGGACACGTTGATGACACCACCGGCGCCCTGCAGGTTCCGCCGCAGCGCGAAAAGGTGTCCGGTCGCATCCTTCGCCGTCCCGCCGGCCACGCCGGAGTTCGGCCCGGCCTGTAGCAATCCTTCTTGACGATTAATCGATGCGTAGCTAAGTTTCAGCCATCCGGACTGAGAGGTCGTCGTCGATGAAGGCCCGACTCGTTACCGCGACCGTCCTGGTGGTCACCCTGTCGACCACCCTCGCACCGCTGCCCGTCCAGGCCTCCGCCGCGCCCGCACGCCCACCGGGCGGCGAGCACGGCTGGGTCACCTCGACGCTGCGGCACATGAGCCTGGCGCAGAAGGTCGGCCAGCTCTTCGCCACCTACGTCTACGGCGCCGACGCCACCGAACCCTCGGCCGCCGACCGCGCCGCCAACCGCGCGGCGTTCGGCGTCGAGACGCCGGCCGAGGTCGTCGACGAGTTCCACCTCGGCGGCGTCTGCTACTTCTCGTGGTCGCACAACCTGGACAGCCCGCGCCAGATCGCCACCCTCTCCAACGGGTTGCAGCGGGCCGCCGTCGGCGACGGCACGAAGGGGCGGGTGCCCCTGCTCGTCTCCACCGACCAGGAGCAGGGCGTGGTGCTGCGCATGCCCGCCCCCGCGGCGCAGTTCCCCGGGTCGATGGCCCTGGGCGCCGGGCGGTCGCCCGGGGCCGCCCACGAGGCCGCGAAGATCACCGGACGCGAGCTGCGCGCGGTCGGCATCCACCAGCCGTACGCGCCGATCGCCGACGTCAACGTCGACCCCGGCAACCCGGTGATCGGCGTACGGTCCTTCGGCGCCGACCCCCACCTGGTGTCCGAGCTGACCGCCGCCCAGGTCGCCGGGTTCCAGGACGGCGCCGGCGTGACCGCGGTGGCGAAGCACTTCCCCGGCCACGGCGACACGGCCACGGACAGCCACACCGACCTGCCCGTCATCGACCACACCCGACAGGAGTGGGACCGGATCGACGCGCCGCCGTTCCGGCGGGCGATCAGCGCGGGCGTCGAATCGATCATGACGGCGCACATCGTGGTACCCGCGCTCGACCCCTCCGGCGACCCGGCCACGCTGTCGCCGACGATCCTCACCGGCGTGCTGCGCGGCGAGCTCGGTTTCCGGGGCGTCATCGTCACCGACGCGCTGAACATGGCCGCCGTGCGGCGCAAGTACGGCGACGACCGGGTGCCCGTGCTGGCGCTCAAGGCCGGCGCCGACCAGCTCCTGATGCCGCCGGACCTGCGGCTGGCCCGGGACGCGGTGCTGCGGGCCGTCGCCAGCGGCGAGCTGACCGAGCGGCGCGTCGACGAGTCGGTCCGGCGCATCCTCGCCATGAAGTACCGGCAGGGCCTCGCCCGGTCGCCGCTGGTCGACGTCGAGCAGGCCGTACGGACGGTCGGGGCGCCCGAGCACCTCGCCGCCGTGGCTCGGGTCACCGACCCGACCCTCACCGCCGTCCGCAACGACGCGGGGCTGCTGCCGCTGGGCCCCGGGCAGCGCTCGGTGCTGGTCACCGGCTGGAACAGCGCCGCCTTCGCGCCGGTCGAGACCGTCGCCGACGGGTTCACCGCCCGCGGCGCCCGGGCCACCGCCCGGCCCGCGACCCTGCCCTCGGATCAGACGATCACCGCGACGGCCGCGCTGGCGGCCGAGCACGACCTCACCGTCGTGCTGACCAACAAGGCGTGGGACACGACCGTCACCGATCCGCGCGGCACCCAGCGGCGTCTCGTCGCCGCGCTGCTCGGCACGGGGAAGCCCGTGGTGGTGGTGGCGGTCCGGGACCCCTACGACGTCGCGTACCTGCCGGGCGTGACCACCTACCTGGCGACCTACTCGTACACGCGGGCGGCGATGGACGCCCTCGTCCGCGCGCTGCACGGCGAGTTGTCCCCCCGTGGGCGGCTTCCCGTCACGATCCCCACGGCCGAGGGCGCGGGCACCGTGCTCTACCCCTACGGCCACGGCATGAGCTGGTAGGAGGCAACCCACCATGTCGTCGCTCCGCCCACCCGCGCTCCGACCACTCGCGATCGGCCTGACCGTGGCCGTCCTGGGCGCGGCCCTGCCGGCCACGGCGGCCGGGGCCACGCCGCCGCCGGCCGGCTCGGCGTCGCCGGTCGTCACGCCCGCCGACATCCACTTCCGGCACGACACGCTGCGGCCCGGCCACGCCCGCCAGGTCGGTCTGCTCCCCGAGCACGTGGACCGCATGCCCGCCGACCTGGCGGCGTATCTCGAGCCGACGCCGGACCACCCCGGCCATCCCGCGTACGCGGGCGCCGTGGTCCTGGCGGCCAAGGACGGCGTGGTCGTGCAGCACGCCGCGGTGGGCGCCGCGGTGAAGTACGCCGCCGTCGGCCCGCCGCCCGGGCTGGCAGGGGTGGAACTCCCCGCCGACGAGCAGATCCCGATGCGGCCCGACACCATCTTCGACCTGGCGTCGGTGTCGAAGTTGTTCACCACCATCGTGGTCATGCAGCAGGTCGAGCGGGGACGGGTGGACCTCGACGCGCCGGTCGCCCGCTACGTCCCGGAGTTCGCCGCCGGCGGCAAGGCGACGGTCACCGTACGGATGCTGCTCACCCACACCTCGGGCCTGCCCGCCTTCGTCCCCCTGTGGAGCAGGTACCCGACGCCGGCGGAGCGGTTCGCCGCCGCGCTCGCCACGCCGCTCGCGCCCGGTGCGGAGCCCGGTACCCGGTACGTGTACTCCGACCTGGGGCTGATCGCGCTGGGCGTGCTGGTGGAACGGGTGACCGGCCGCCCGCTGGCCGCGCTCGTCGCCGACGGCGTCACCGCCCCGCTGGGCATGACCGACACCGGCTACAACCCGGGGCCGCAGCGGCGGTCGCGGATCGCCGCCACCGAGTACCAGCCGTACGCCGGACGGGGCATGGTCTGGGGTGAGGTGCACGACGAGAACGCGTGGTCGCTCGGCGGCGTCGCCGGGCACGCGGGGGTGTTCTCCACCGCGGCGGACCTGGCCGTGCTCTGCCAGTCCCTGCTCAACGGCGGCGAGTACCGGGGGCGACGCATCCTGCGCGCGGACACGGTGCGCGCGATGCTGGTCAACTACAACGCCCCGCTGGAGCAGGCCTACCCCGAGAGCGATCGCGGGCTGGGCTTCGAGCTCGACAAGCACTGGTACATGATGGGGCTCTCCTCCCCGGTGGCGTTCGGGCACACCGGCTTCACCGGGACGTCGATCGTCGTCGACCCGCTCTCCCACTCGTTCGTCATCCTGCTCAGCAACCGCGTGCACCCCGACCGCGGCTGGGGCAGCAACAACGTCGCCCGGCGCGCCGTCGCGCGCGATCTCGCCGAGGCGATGCCGGTGCGACCCCGGTCCCGCGAGGCGTGGCGGGCCGACCCGCGCGACCTCGCGACGGTCACCCTCACGGCCCCGCTGCGCCGGCCGGCGCGGGGCGGCACGGCGAGCTTCCTGCTCTGGTACGACACCGAGCCCCGCTTCGACAGCGCCCGCTTCGAGGTCTCCACCGACGGTGGAGCGACGTGGGCCCCGGGACGACTGCTGCTGCGCCACGCCGACCGGCGGTGGAGCAGTGACGGCACGGTCACCGGTCACGGCGGCCGGGTCTGGTGGCAGGTCTCGGTCGAGTTGCCCGACCGGGCGACCCACCTGCGCTTCAGCAGCACCACCGACGCCTCCAGCCAGGGTCGGGGCGTCTACGTCGACCGGATCGTGGTGGCGGACCGGGACGGGTTGCTCTTCCAGGGCGAGGGCGCTGACGCCGCCCGGCTCGTTCCCGTCGGCTGGTCGCCTGCCCGCACCTGACCGGACCACGGCGCGCGCCGGCCCGCGTCGCCCGTGCCACCACCGCTCGGCCGGGCGCCGCAGCGTGACAGGAGTTTCGAAAACGCCGGCGGCGCCGGCCGAGGTGTGACGATTCGCCGGACCCGACGCGGGGTTTCCGGTCGCACCTGCCAAGCCATTGTCGGTCGCCGAAACCGTGCGTCCGGAGAACACATCGCGTCGAACAGGGTCAAGCCGCCATGAAGGGCCACGACCCGACTCGGCCCGCCGAATGCAGTCAATTTATCGACGCCTACGCGTCACCGTTTTTAACCGAAGCGAGACGAGCCACCACTAGGGTCAGTGAACCGATTGATCGGCGTCGTGGCTGGATCTGTCCCCGGGGTGGGTGGGGAACCGGAAGGGGTGGGAATGAGGGGGGTGGCTCCGCTGGTCATCGGCATTGCCTCCTCGCCGGCCGAACGCAGGCAGCTCGCGCGTCTGCTCGGTGGGACCGAGGCGCTTCTGATCGTCTCGAGCGTCGACCAGGCGCGCA is drawn from Micromonospora sp. NBC_01740 and contains these coding sequences:
- a CDS encoding alpha/beta fold hydrolase — encoded protein: MKTAFGSDSRRRGRRIAVAAALGVALVGGAGAGAAAVAPAPPPEPAAAPVGGHAVRQGNVTVDGATLRYTTSGSGSPLVLLHGWPQTSWVWHKVLPSLAQQHTVITFDLPGLGASTAPAGGYDKATTARRIRQAVNQLGFTQVALIGHDLGAMVAYNYARDFPTEVTRIGVVESPLSGFGLENFYGISWHFLFNASPAPIPERIMDNEDVPTYLGMLFDRAQHPAAIDRNVYYRAYSDPAKRTAGYEYYRAFKADAADNQAHAQSKRLTIPVMAMGAQSVFGPAVAASYQQVADDVRTVVAPDTGHWIAEENPTFFSACALLFFGPSTGTPSSPELTGCAP
- a CDS encoding RNA polymerase sigma factor, with translation MSPSEVPLNDEDLVTRVRAGDLEAYELLVARHTASAYRTAVLLGAGPDAEDVIQEAFVKGHRKISRYRGESSFRSWLLAIVANETRNLHRSRGRRDGLALRAAVANPPAEIGEDAAVEAVLAGERRATLVRALRSLPVKDREVIVCRFFLDLSEDETVTMLGWPRGTVKSRTSRALAKLRGLLDVAEVRRG
- a CDS encoding glycoside hydrolase family 3 protein, giving the protein MKARLVTATVLVVTLSTTLAPLPVQASAAPARPPGGEHGWVTSTLRHMSLAQKVGQLFATYVYGADATEPSAADRAANRAAFGVETPAEVVDEFHLGGVCYFSWSHNLDSPRQIATLSNGLQRAAVGDGTKGRVPLLVSTDQEQGVVLRMPAPAAQFPGSMALGAGRSPGAAHEAAKITGRELRAVGIHQPYAPIADVNVDPGNPVIGVRSFGADPHLVSELTAAQVAGFQDGAGVTAVAKHFPGHGDTATDSHTDLPVIDHTRQEWDRIDAPPFRRAISAGVESIMTAHIVVPALDPSGDPATLSPTILTGVLRGELGFRGVIVTDALNMAAVRRKYGDDRVPVLALKAGADQLLMPPDLRLARDAVLRAVASGELTERRVDESVRRILAMKYRQGLARSPLVDVEQAVRTVGAPEHLAAVARVTDPTLTAVRNDAGLLPLGPGQRSVLVTGWNSAAFAPVETVADGFTARGARATARPATLPSDQTITATAALAAEHDLTVVLTNKAWDTTVTDPRGTQRRLVAALLGTGKPVVVVAVRDPYDVAYLPGVTTYLATYSYTRAAMDALVRALHGELSPRGRLPVTIPTAEGAGTVLYPYGHGMSW
- a CDS encoding serine hydrolase is translated as MSSLRPPALRPLAIGLTVAVLGAALPATAAGATPPPAGSASPVVTPADIHFRHDTLRPGHARQVGLLPEHVDRMPADLAAYLEPTPDHPGHPAYAGAVVLAAKDGVVVQHAAVGAAVKYAAVGPPPGLAGVELPADEQIPMRPDTIFDLASVSKLFTTIVVMQQVERGRVDLDAPVARYVPEFAAGGKATVTVRMLLTHTSGLPAFVPLWSRYPTPAERFAAALATPLAPGAEPGTRYVYSDLGLIALGVLVERVTGRPLAALVADGVTAPLGMTDTGYNPGPQRRSRIAATEYQPYAGRGMVWGEVHDENAWSLGGVAGHAGVFSTAADLAVLCQSLLNGGEYRGRRILRADTVRAMLVNYNAPLEQAYPESDRGLGFELDKHWYMMGLSSPVAFGHTGFTGTSIVVDPLSHSFVILLSNRVHPDRGWGSNNVARRAVARDLAEAMPVRPRSREAWRADPRDLATVTLTAPLRRPARGGTASFLLWYDTEPRFDSARFEVSTDGGATWAPGRLLLRHADRRWSSDGTVTGHGGRVWWQVSVELPDRATHLRFSSTTDASSQGRGVYVDRIVVADRDGLLFQGEGADAARLVPVGWSPART